A genomic stretch from Triplophysa dalaica isolate WHDGS20190420 chromosome 4, ASM1584641v1, whole genome shotgun sequence includes:
- the git2a gene encoding ARF GTPase-activating protein GIT2a isoform X4 encodes MVIRRTSPETRMSKRLRNSEVCADCSSSDPHWASVNRGVLICDACCGVHRSLGRHNSQVRHLSHTPWPPTQLQMVQILYNNGANAIWEHTLLDPSSLMSGKRKTNPQDKVHPNKTEFIKAKYQMLAFVHRLPCRDDDSSAAADLSKQLHSSVRTGNLETSLRLLSLGAQANFFHPEKGNTPLHIAAKAGQVCQAELLCVYGADPGAPDSYGKTPINYARQAGHQDLADRLVEIQYELTDRLAFYLCGRKPDHKNGQHFIIPQMADRSVELSEFAKAAKRKLQSLSDHLFEELAMDVYDEVDRRETDAVWLATQNHSALVTETTVVPFLPVNPEYSSTRNQGRQKLARFNAHEFATLVIDILSDAKRRQQGSSVSSPKDNVDNVFFKSLSSRHGSDNQEIDQPDYDSVASDEDTDTELRIGKADRTKSLDSDLSDGPISVQEFLEVKNALSASEVKIQELMKANSNLSEELKLVQKKLQSLQSENGSLRRQVSSQQPYQAPGGPDHPNPSSPSSCSSSSSSSALKWHLSARASRPMSMYETSSGLKPFLSKGEAIYPEETFPSLQPFPTHASKFGKHSSASDGDYDNTVNESDLDDSGFVRRCRLRSSGWMGESNSIPELDDHECESDPSLPSTEDVIRKTEQITKNIQDLLRAAQENKHDSFIPCAERIYVAVNEMAGLFPKRPRFETVRSSLRLLTSSAHRLQNECKKASLLENSPAVDMQLVTQQVIQCAYDIAKAAKQLVTITTKENNN; translated from the exons ATGGTGATAAGAAGGACTTCACCGGAGACAAGGATGTCGAAACGGCTTCGAAATAGCGAAGTTTGTGCGGATTGCAGCAGTTCGg ATCCTCACTGGGCGTCTGTAAACAGAGGAGTTCTCATATGTGACGCCTGCTGCGGCGTACACCGCAGTTTGGGTCGCCACAATTCGCAAGTGCGGCATTTGTCACACACGCCTTGGCCGCCCACCCAGCTTCAG ATGGTTCAGATATTATACAACAACGGTGCTAATGCAATATGGGAGCACACACTGCTGGATCCCTCATCTTTAATGAGCGGGAAACGCAAAACCAATCCTCAGGATAAAGTCCA TCCCAACAAGACAGAGTTCATAAAAGCGAAGTATCAAATGCTGGCTTTCGTCCATCGTTTACCCTGTCGAGACGACGACAGTTCAGCAGCTGCAGATCTAAGCAAG caACTTCACTCAAGTGTTAGAACTGGCAATCTTGAGACTTCTTTACGGTTACTGTCGCTTGGAGCACAAGCCAACTTTTTCCACCCG GAAAAAGGAAACACACCACTTCACATAGCAGCTAAGGCAGGACAGGTGTGCCAGGCTGAGCTACTGTGTGTTTATGGGGCGGATCCTGGAGCTCCGGACTCTTATGGCAAAACACCCATCAACTATGCAAG gcAGGCCGGCCATCAGGACCTAGCAGACCGGCTGGTGGAGATACAGTATGAGCTTACAGACAGACTTGCCTTCTACCTCTGTGGGCGAAAGCCTG ATCACAAGAATGGACAGCACTTCATTATACCACAGATGGCGGACAG AAGTGTGGAGTTATCGGAGTTTGCAAAAGCTGCGAAAAGAAAACTGCAATCT CTCAGCGATCATTTGTTTGAGGAACTGGCAATGGACGTGTACGATGAGGTAGACCGAAGGGAGACAGATGCAG TCTGGCTGGCCACTCAGAACCACAGCGCCTTGGTAACGGAGACAACAGTTGTGCCTTTCCTTCCTGTGAACCCCGAGTACTCATCGACACGCAACCAG GGACGACAAAAGCTTGCGAGATTTAATGCTCATGAATTTGCCACACTTGTGATTGATATTCTAAGTGATGCAAAGCGGCGTCAACAGGGGAGTTCAGTGTCAAGCCCCAAAG ACAACGTCGACAACGTTTTCTTCAAAAGTCTAAGTAGCCGTCATGGAAGTGACAACCAAGAAATCGACCAGCCAGACTATGACAGCGTGGCATCAGATGAGGACACCGACACAGAATTGCGAATCGGTAAAGCAGACCGAACTAAG AGTTTGGACTCGGACTTGTCCGATGGCCCGATTTCCGTGCAGGAGTTTCTGGAAGTGAAGAACGCTCTCTCAGCCTCTGAGGTCAAAATACAGGAACTAATGAAGGCCAACAGTAACCTGAGCGAAGAGCTGAAACTGGTGCAAAAAAAG CTACAGTCTCTGCAAAGTGAGAACGGCTCTCTCAGACGCCAGGTCTCATCTCAACAGCCCTATCAGGCCCCCGGGGGTCCTGACCACCCCAATCCTTCCAGCCCCTCCTCCtgttcctcctcttcctcctcctctgccCTGAAATGGCACCTGTCTGCACGGGCGAGCCGCCCCATGTCTATGTATGAAACCAGCTCTGGTCTGAAGCCCTTTCTTTCCAAGGGAGAGGCCATTTACCCCGAGGAGACCTTCCCTTCCTTGCAACCCTTCCCGACCCAT GCCTCCAAGTTTGGCAAGCATAGTAGCGCATCCGACGGTGACTATGACAACACGGTCAACGAATCCGATCTGGATGACTCAGG ATTTGTCCGTAGATGTCGTCTACGCAGCAGCGGTTGGATGGGAGAGAGCAACTCCATACCAGAGCTGGACGATCACGAATGCGAGTCTGACCCCAGTCTGCCCAGCACAGAAGACGTCATCCGGAAAACCGAGCAGATCACCAAGAATATCCAGGACCTGCTGAGGGCTGCACAGGAGAATAAGCACGACAG cTTTATACCCTGTGCAGAAAGAATATATGTGGCCGTGAATGAGATGGCCGGCCTTTTCCCTAAG AGGCCACGGTTTGAGACTGTAAGAAGCTCACTGCGTTTATTGACGTCAAGCGCACACCGTTTACAGAACGAGTGTAAGAAGGCGTCTCTTCTGGAGAACAGCCCGGCAGTGGACATGCAGTTGGTCACCCAGCAGGTCATCCAGTGTGCCTATGACATCGCCAAGGCGGCTAAGCAACTAGTTACCATAACCaccaaagaaaacaacaacTGA
- the git2a gene encoding ARF GTPase-activating protein GIT2a isoform X5, producing MVIRRTSPETRMSKRLRNSEVCADCSSSDPHWASVNRGVLICDACCGVHRSLGRHNSQVRHLSHTPWPPTQLQMVQILYNNGANAIWEHTLLDPSSLMSGKRKTNPQDKVHPNKTEFIKAKYQMLAFVHRLPCRDDDSSAAADLSKQLHSSVRTGNLETSLRLLSLGAQANFFHPEKGNTPLHIAAKAGQVCQAELLCVYGADPGAPDSYGKTPINYARQAGHQDLADRLVEIQYELTDRLAFYLCGRKPDHKNGQHFIIPQMADRSVELSEFAKAAKRKLQSLSDHLFEELAMDVYDEVDRRETDAVWLATQNHSALVTETTVVPFLPVNPEYSSTRNQGRQKLARFNAHEFATLVIDILSDAKRRQQGSSVSSPKDNVDNVFFKSLSSRHGSDNQEIDQPDYDSVASDEDTDTELRIGKADRTKSLDSDLSDGPISVQEFLEVKNALSASEVKIQELMKANSNLSEELKLVQKKASKFGKHSSASDGDYDNTVNESDLDDSGRFVRRCRLRSSGWMGESNSIPELDDHECESDPSLPSTEDVIRKTEQITKNIQDLLRAAQENKHDSAPGEQRESVRRLRHSLGCFGTLVPWADKPPSPMQSLGLRTPHPAAPNSPASCFIPCAERIYVAVNEMAGLFPKRPRFETVRSSLRLLTSSAHRLQNECKKASLLENSPAVDMQLVTQQVIQCAYDIAKAAKQLVTITTKENNN from the exons ATGGTGATAAGAAGGACTTCACCGGAGACAAGGATGTCGAAACGGCTTCGAAATAGCGAAGTTTGTGCGGATTGCAGCAGTTCGg ATCCTCACTGGGCGTCTGTAAACAGAGGAGTTCTCATATGTGACGCCTGCTGCGGCGTACACCGCAGTTTGGGTCGCCACAATTCGCAAGTGCGGCATTTGTCACACACGCCTTGGCCGCCCACCCAGCTTCAG ATGGTTCAGATATTATACAACAACGGTGCTAATGCAATATGGGAGCACACACTGCTGGATCCCTCATCTTTAATGAGCGGGAAACGCAAAACCAATCCTCAGGATAAAGTCCA TCCCAACAAGACAGAGTTCATAAAAGCGAAGTATCAAATGCTGGCTTTCGTCCATCGTTTACCCTGTCGAGACGACGACAGTTCAGCAGCTGCAGATCTAAGCAAG caACTTCACTCAAGTGTTAGAACTGGCAATCTTGAGACTTCTTTACGGTTACTGTCGCTTGGAGCACAAGCCAACTTTTTCCACCCG GAAAAAGGAAACACACCACTTCACATAGCAGCTAAGGCAGGACAGGTGTGCCAGGCTGAGCTACTGTGTGTTTATGGGGCGGATCCTGGAGCTCCGGACTCTTATGGCAAAACACCCATCAACTATGCAAG gcAGGCCGGCCATCAGGACCTAGCAGACCGGCTGGTGGAGATACAGTATGAGCTTACAGACAGACTTGCCTTCTACCTCTGTGGGCGAAAGCCTG ATCACAAGAATGGACAGCACTTCATTATACCACAGATGGCGGACAG AAGTGTGGAGTTATCGGAGTTTGCAAAAGCTGCGAAAAGAAAACTGCAATCT CTCAGCGATCATTTGTTTGAGGAACTGGCAATGGACGTGTACGATGAGGTAGACCGAAGGGAGACAGATGCAG TCTGGCTGGCCACTCAGAACCACAGCGCCTTGGTAACGGAGACAACAGTTGTGCCTTTCCTTCCTGTGAACCCCGAGTACTCATCGACACGCAACCAG GGACGACAAAAGCTTGCGAGATTTAATGCTCATGAATTTGCCACACTTGTGATTGATATTCTAAGTGATGCAAAGCGGCGTCAACAGGGGAGTTCAGTGTCAAGCCCCAAAG ACAACGTCGACAACGTTTTCTTCAAAAGTCTAAGTAGCCGTCATGGAAGTGACAACCAAGAAATCGACCAGCCAGACTATGACAGCGTGGCATCAGATGAGGACACCGACACAGAATTGCGAATCGGTAAAGCAGACCGAACTAAG AGTTTGGACTCGGACTTGTCCGATGGCCCGATTTCCGTGCAGGAGTTTCTGGAAGTGAAGAACGCTCTCTCAGCCTCTGAGGTCAAAATACAGGAACTAATGAAGGCCAACAGTAACCTGAGCGAAGAGCTGAAACTGGTGCAAAAAAAG GCCTCCAAGTTTGGCAAGCATAGTAGCGCATCCGACGGTGACTATGACAACACGGTCAACGAATCCGATCTGGATGACTCAGG CAGATTTGTCCGTAGATGTCGTCTACGCAGCAGCGGTTGGATGGGAGAGAGCAACTCCATACCAGAGCTGGACGATCACGAATGCGAGTCTGACCCCAGTCTGCCCAGCACAGAAGACGTCATCCGGAAAACCGAGCAGATCACCAAGAATATCCAGGACCTGCTGAGGGCTGCACAGGAGAATAAGCACGACAG TGCCCCGGGTGAGCAGAGGGAGAGTGTCCGCAGACTCAGACACAGTCTGGGTTGTTTCGGCACGCTGGTGCCTTGGGCAGACAAGCCCCCCTCTCCCATGCAGTCCCTCGGCCTAAGAACTCCCCACCCCGCCGCCCCCAACAGCCCTGCCTCCTG cTTTATACCCTGTGCAGAAAGAATATATGTGGCCGTGAATGAGATGGCCGGCCTTTTCCCTAAG AGGCCACGGTTTGAGACTGTAAGAAGCTCACTGCGTTTATTGACGTCAAGCGCACACCGTTTACAGAACGAGTGTAAGAAGGCGTCTCTTCTGGAGAACAGCCCGGCAGTGGACATGCAGTTGGTCACCCAGCAGGTCATCCAGTGTGCCTATGACATCGCCAAGGCGGCTAAGCAACTAGTTACCATAACCaccaaagaaaacaacaacTGA
- the git2a gene encoding ARF GTPase-activating protein GIT2a isoform X6 yields the protein MVIRRTSPETRMSKRLRNSEVCADCSSSDPHWASVNRGVLICDACCGVHRSLGRHNSQVRHLSHTPWPPTQLQMVQILYNNGANAIWEHTLLDPSSLMSGKRKTNPQDKVHPNKTEFIKAKYQMLAFVHRLPCRDDDSSAAADLSKQLHSSVRTGNLETSLRLLSLGAQANFFHPEKGNTPLHIAAKAGQVCQAELLCVYGADPGAPDSYGKTPINYARQAGHQDLADRLVEIQYELTDRLAFYLCGRKPDHKNGQHFIIPQMADRSVELSEFAKAAKRKLQSLSDHLFEELAMDVYDEVDRRETDAVWLATQNHSALVTETTVVPFLPVNPEYSSTRNQGRQKLARFNAHEFATLVIDILSDAKRRQQGSSVSSPKDNVDNVFFKSLSSRHGSDNQEIDQPDYDSVASDEDTDTELRIGKADRTKSLDSDLSDGPISVQEFLEVKNALSASEVKIQELMKANSNLSEELKLVQKKASKFGKHSSASDGDYDNTVNESDLDDSGFVRRCRLRSSGWMGESNSIPELDDHECESDPSLPSTEDVIRKTEQITKNIQDLLRAAQENKHDSAPGEQRESVRRLRHSLGCFGTLVPWADKPPSPMQSLGLRTPHPAAPNSPASCFIPCAERIYVAVNEMAGLFPKRPRFETVRSSLRLLTSSAHRLQNECKKASLLENSPAVDMQLVTQQVIQCAYDIAKAAKQLVTITTKENNN from the exons ATGGTGATAAGAAGGACTTCACCGGAGACAAGGATGTCGAAACGGCTTCGAAATAGCGAAGTTTGTGCGGATTGCAGCAGTTCGg ATCCTCACTGGGCGTCTGTAAACAGAGGAGTTCTCATATGTGACGCCTGCTGCGGCGTACACCGCAGTTTGGGTCGCCACAATTCGCAAGTGCGGCATTTGTCACACACGCCTTGGCCGCCCACCCAGCTTCAG ATGGTTCAGATATTATACAACAACGGTGCTAATGCAATATGGGAGCACACACTGCTGGATCCCTCATCTTTAATGAGCGGGAAACGCAAAACCAATCCTCAGGATAAAGTCCA TCCCAACAAGACAGAGTTCATAAAAGCGAAGTATCAAATGCTGGCTTTCGTCCATCGTTTACCCTGTCGAGACGACGACAGTTCAGCAGCTGCAGATCTAAGCAAG caACTTCACTCAAGTGTTAGAACTGGCAATCTTGAGACTTCTTTACGGTTACTGTCGCTTGGAGCACAAGCCAACTTTTTCCACCCG GAAAAAGGAAACACACCACTTCACATAGCAGCTAAGGCAGGACAGGTGTGCCAGGCTGAGCTACTGTGTGTTTATGGGGCGGATCCTGGAGCTCCGGACTCTTATGGCAAAACACCCATCAACTATGCAAG gcAGGCCGGCCATCAGGACCTAGCAGACCGGCTGGTGGAGATACAGTATGAGCTTACAGACAGACTTGCCTTCTACCTCTGTGGGCGAAAGCCTG ATCACAAGAATGGACAGCACTTCATTATACCACAGATGGCGGACAG AAGTGTGGAGTTATCGGAGTTTGCAAAAGCTGCGAAAAGAAAACTGCAATCT CTCAGCGATCATTTGTTTGAGGAACTGGCAATGGACGTGTACGATGAGGTAGACCGAAGGGAGACAGATGCAG TCTGGCTGGCCACTCAGAACCACAGCGCCTTGGTAACGGAGACAACAGTTGTGCCTTTCCTTCCTGTGAACCCCGAGTACTCATCGACACGCAACCAG GGACGACAAAAGCTTGCGAGATTTAATGCTCATGAATTTGCCACACTTGTGATTGATATTCTAAGTGATGCAAAGCGGCGTCAACAGGGGAGTTCAGTGTCAAGCCCCAAAG ACAACGTCGACAACGTTTTCTTCAAAAGTCTAAGTAGCCGTCATGGAAGTGACAACCAAGAAATCGACCAGCCAGACTATGACAGCGTGGCATCAGATGAGGACACCGACACAGAATTGCGAATCGGTAAAGCAGACCGAACTAAG AGTTTGGACTCGGACTTGTCCGATGGCCCGATTTCCGTGCAGGAGTTTCTGGAAGTGAAGAACGCTCTCTCAGCCTCTGAGGTCAAAATACAGGAACTAATGAAGGCCAACAGTAACCTGAGCGAAGAGCTGAAACTGGTGCAAAAAAAG GCCTCCAAGTTTGGCAAGCATAGTAGCGCATCCGACGGTGACTATGACAACACGGTCAACGAATCCGATCTGGATGACTCAGG ATTTGTCCGTAGATGTCGTCTACGCAGCAGCGGTTGGATGGGAGAGAGCAACTCCATACCAGAGCTGGACGATCACGAATGCGAGTCTGACCCCAGTCTGCCCAGCACAGAAGACGTCATCCGGAAAACCGAGCAGATCACCAAGAATATCCAGGACCTGCTGAGGGCTGCACAGGAGAATAAGCACGACAG TGCCCCGGGTGAGCAGAGGGAGAGTGTCCGCAGACTCAGACACAGTCTGGGTTGTTTCGGCACGCTGGTGCCTTGGGCAGACAAGCCCCCCTCTCCCATGCAGTCCCTCGGCCTAAGAACTCCCCACCCCGCCGCCCCCAACAGCCCTGCCTCCTG cTTTATACCCTGTGCAGAAAGAATATATGTGGCCGTGAATGAGATGGCCGGCCTTTTCCCTAAG AGGCCACGGTTTGAGACTGTAAGAAGCTCACTGCGTTTATTGACGTCAAGCGCACACCGTTTACAGAACGAGTGTAAGAAGGCGTCTCTTCTGGAGAACAGCCCGGCAGTGGACATGCAGTTGGTCACCCAGCAGGTCATCCAGTGTGCCTATGACATCGCCAAGGCGGCTAAGCAACTAGTTACCATAACCaccaaagaaaacaacaacTGA
- the git2a gene encoding ARF GTPase-activating protein GIT2a isoform X7 has product MVIRRTSPETRMSKRLRNSEVCADCSSSDPHWASVNRGVLICDACCGVHRSLGRHNSQVRHLSHTPWPPTQLQMVQILYNNGANAIWEHTLLDPSSLMSGKRKTNPQDKVHPNKTEFIKAKYQMLAFVHRLPCRDDDSSAAADLSKQLHSSVRTGNLETSLRLLSLGAQANFFHPEKGNTPLHIAAKAGQVCQAELLCVYGADPGAPDSYGKTPINYARQAGHQDLADRLVEIQYELTDRLAFYLCGRKPDHKNGQHFIIPQMADRSVELSEFAKAAKRKLQSLSDHLFEELAMDVYDEVDRRETDAVWLATQNHSALVTETTVVPFLPVNPEYSSTRNQGRQKLARFNAHEFATLVIDILSDAKRRQQGSSVSSPKDNVDNVFFKSLSSRHGSDNQEIDQPDYDSVASDEDTDTELRIGKADRTKSLDSDLSDGPISVQEFLEVKNALSASEVKIQELMKANSNLSEELKLVQKKLQSLQSENGSLRRQVSSQQPYQAPGGPDHPNPSSPSSCSSSSSSSALKWHLSARASRPMSMYETSSGLKPFLSKGEAIYPEETFPSLQPFPTHIEKGMFDAASSSLPLLPTPSCLSNKSAERASKFGKHSSASDGDYDNTVNESDLDDSGFVRRCRLRSSGWMGESNSIPELDDHECESDPSLPSTEDVIRKTEQITKNIQDLLRAAQENKHDSFIPCAERIYVAVNEMAGLFPKRPRFETVRSSLRLLTSSAHRLQNECKKASLLENSPAVDMQLVTQQVIQCAYDIAKAAKQLVTITTKENNN; this is encoded by the exons ATGGTGATAAGAAGGACTTCACCGGAGACAAGGATGTCGAAACGGCTTCGAAATAGCGAAGTTTGTGCGGATTGCAGCAGTTCGg ATCCTCACTGGGCGTCTGTAAACAGAGGAGTTCTCATATGTGACGCCTGCTGCGGCGTACACCGCAGTTTGGGTCGCCACAATTCGCAAGTGCGGCATTTGTCACACACGCCTTGGCCGCCCACCCAGCTTCAG ATGGTTCAGATATTATACAACAACGGTGCTAATGCAATATGGGAGCACACACTGCTGGATCCCTCATCTTTAATGAGCGGGAAACGCAAAACCAATCCTCAGGATAAAGTCCA TCCCAACAAGACAGAGTTCATAAAAGCGAAGTATCAAATGCTGGCTTTCGTCCATCGTTTACCCTGTCGAGACGACGACAGTTCAGCAGCTGCAGATCTAAGCAAG caACTTCACTCAAGTGTTAGAACTGGCAATCTTGAGACTTCTTTACGGTTACTGTCGCTTGGAGCACAAGCCAACTTTTTCCACCCG GAAAAAGGAAACACACCACTTCACATAGCAGCTAAGGCAGGACAGGTGTGCCAGGCTGAGCTACTGTGTGTTTATGGGGCGGATCCTGGAGCTCCGGACTCTTATGGCAAAACACCCATCAACTATGCAAG gcAGGCCGGCCATCAGGACCTAGCAGACCGGCTGGTGGAGATACAGTATGAGCTTACAGACAGACTTGCCTTCTACCTCTGTGGGCGAAAGCCTG ATCACAAGAATGGACAGCACTTCATTATACCACAGATGGCGGACAG AAGTGTGGAGTTATCGGAGTTTGCAAAAGCTGCGAAAAGAAAACTGCAATCT CTCAGCGATCATTTGTTTGAGGAACTGGCAATGGACGTGTACGATGAGGTAGACCGAAGGGAGACAGATGCAG TCTGGCTGGCCACTCAGAACCACAGCGCCTTGGTAACGGAGACAACAGTTGTGCCTTTCCTTCCTGTGAACCCCGAGTACTCATCGACACGCAACCAG GGACGACAAAAGCTTGCGAGATTTAATGCTCATGAATTTGCCACACTTGTGATTGATATTCTAAGTGATGCAAAGCGGCGTCAACAGGGGAGTTCAGTGTCAAGCCCCAAAG ACAACGTCGACAACGTTTTCTTCAAAAGTCTAAGTAGCCGTCATGGAAGTGACAACCAAGAAATCGACCAGCCAGACTATGACAGCGTGGCATCAGATGAGGACACCGACACAGAATTGCGAATCGGTAAAGCAGACCGAACTAAG AGTTTGGACTCGGACTTGTCCGATGGCCCGATTTCCGTGCAGGAGTTTCTGGAAGTGAAGAACGCTCTCTCAGCCTCTGAGGTCAAAATACAGGAACTAATGAAGGCCAACAGTAACCTGAGCGAAGAGCTGAAACTGGTGCAAAAAAAG CTACAGTCTCTGCAAAGTGAGAACGGCTCTCTCAGACGCCAGGTCTCATCTCAACAGCCCTATCAGGCCCCCGGGGGTCCTGACCACCCCAATCCTTCCAGCCCCTCCTCCtgttcctcctcttcctcctcctctgccCTGAAATGGCACCTGTCTGCACGGGCGAGCCGCCCCATGTCTATGTATGAAACCAGCTCTGGTCTGAAGCCCTTTCTTTCCAAGGGAGAGGCCATTTACCCCGAGGAGACCTTCCCTTCCTTGCAACCCTTCCCGACCCAT ATCGAAAAAGGCATGTTTGATGCCGCCTCCTCATCCCTCCCTTTACTCCCCACCCCGTCCTGTTTGTCGAACAAGAGCGCAGAAAGG GCCTCCAAGTTTGGCAAGCATAGTAGCGCATCCGACGGTGACTATGACAACACGGTCAACGAATCCGATCTGGATGACTCAGG ATTTGTCCGTAGATGTCGTCTACGCAGCAGCGGTTGGATGGGAGAGAGCAACTCCATACCAGAGCTGGACGATCACGAATGCGAGTCTGACCCCAGTCTGCCCAGCACAGAAGACGTCATCCGGAAAACCGAGCAGATCACCAAGAATATCCAGGACCTGCTGAGGGCTGCACAGGAGAATAAGCACGACAG cTTTATACCCTGTGCAGAAAGAATATATGTGGCCGTGAATGAGATGGCCGGCCTTTTCCCTAAG AGGCCACGGTTTGAGACTGTAAGAAGCTCACTGCGTTTATTGACGTCAAGCGCACACCGTTTACAGAACGAGTGTAAGAAGGCGTCTCTTCTGGAGAACAGCCCGGCAGTGGACATGCAGTTGGTCACCCAGCAGGTCATCCAGTGTGCCTATGACATCGCCAAGGCGGCTAAGCAACTAGTTACCATAACCaccaaagaaaacaacaacTGA